In the genome of Dioscorea cayenensis subsp. rotundata cultivar TDr96_F1 chromosome 1, TDr96_F1_v2_PseudoChromosome.rev07_lg8_w22 25.fasta, whole genome shotgun sequence, one region contains:
- the LOC120274796 gene encoding uncharacterized protein At3g49055-like, producing MQQQTNPRNPYSMENKSKLLQYLRESSIELDFNQQEAWMRERLELEIQSQVFKSMVSELLQEEIRKSRTISQILDSLYLLKYSLQRIYGWVSEEEFGGKVGKEEILEDELDVLFLEMRSVYQFASVVESRIAKREEIRTKEKMEMDERIMSLIEDNRDIDGLLRVAMLEKMNLERTLNKLKRSGEQKRVAILQIAERGLQKVGFGFMMSSVAEEPPVDSANIDSGQSEDEVVSVAATFEKMMKNLRLEIANLRRSLEESRLENEHLQSFSGEQAQKIAENMLYIEHLEERLNTLVHNIDELMLEVTKAEEDATRWKQACELEVEAGRTAIEERDREVALLKEELSRTKMALDASNNKMQLKERLASTAMAALEAAEISRRLADSRSAGLRERIEELTKQLEEDVDQGKKEKDRGRRRLRHECWPWRVLRFTPAVSSRPGNLNRMRRLPEMEALLHFM from the exons ATGCAGCAACAAACCAACCCTAGAAATCCCTATTCCATGGAAAACAAATCCAAGCTCCTTCAATACCTTCGTGAATCTTCCATTGAGCTTGATTTCAATCAGCAGGAAGCCTGGATGAGGGAAAGGTTGGAACTTGAGATCCAATCCCAAGTCTTTAAATCTATGGTTTCAGAGCTGCTCCAAGAAGAGATCAGGAAATCAAGAACTATATCTCAGATACTTGATTCTCTCTATTTACTGAAATATAGCTTGCAAAGGATTTATGGGTGGGTCTCTGAAGAGGAATTTGGTGGAAAAGTGGGAAAGGAAGAAATCTTGGAGGATGAGCTTGATGTTCTGTTCTTAGAGATGAGATCTGTTTATCAATTTGCTTCTGTGGTTGAATCGAGGATTGCGAAGAGGGAGGAGATCAGAAcgaaggagaagatggagatggATGAGAGGATTATGAGCTTGATTGAGGATAATAGAGACATTGATGGCCTTTTGAGGGTGGCTATGCTTGAAAAGATGAACTTGGAGAGGACCTTGAATAAGTTGAAACGGAGTGGAGAACAAAAGCGGGTGGCGATCTTGCAAATTGCGGAGAGAGGGTTGCAGAAAGTTGGGTTTGGATTCATGATGAGTTCAGTGGCTGAGGAGCCTCCAGTGGATAGTGCTAACATTGATTCTGGTCAGAGTGAAGACGAAGTTGTCAGTGTG gcTGCAACCTTtgagaaaatgatgaagaattTAAGGCTTGAGATTGCTAACTTGAGAAGATCTCTCGAGGAATCTAG ATTAGAGAATGAACATTTGCAAAGTTTTAGTGGTGAGCAAGCGCAGAAGATAGCAGAAAACATGTTATACATCGAGCATCTTGAAGAAAGGCTAAACACACTCGTTCACAAC ATTGATGAGCTCATGTTAGAGGTAACCAAAGCTGAGGAAGACGCAACTAGATGGAAGCAAGCATGTGAATTGGAAGTAGAAGCTGGAAGAACTGCAATTGAAGAACGTGATAGGGAG GTTGCTCTGCTTAAAGAAGAATTATCAAGAACAAAGATGGCATTGGATGCTTCAAATAACAAGATGCAGCTGAAAGAAAGACTTGCATCGACGGCGATGGCAGCTCTGGAAGCTGCAGAAATATCTCGACGGCTCGCGGACAGCAGATCAGCTGGGCTCAGAGAACGAATTGAGGAGCTAACCAAACAGCTAGAGGAAGATGTTGACcagggaaaaaaagagaaggatcgTGGTCGCCGGAGATTGAGGCATGAATGCTGGCCATGGAGAGTCCTTCGGTTCACACCTGCTGTTTCATCAAGGCCAGGAAATCTGAACCGGATGAGAAGACTGCCAGAAATGGAGGCCTTGCTGCATTTCATGTGA